The Helianthus annuus cultivar XRQ/B chromosome 16, HanXRQr2.0-SUNRISE, whole genome shotgun sequence genome includes a window with the following:
- the LOC110916101 gene encoding ABC transporter G family member 11 isoform X1, whose product MGSLVHNNEICPEPDEEGKWGVEMVDSESLVTKKRSGAHLTWDDLRVSVSSSHGKDGCKTILSGATGYAKPGEIVAIMGPSGCGKSTLLDSLAGRLAANVRNTGHILINGRKLRLTYGTMAYMTQEQVLTWTLTVKETVYYSAELQLPKSMPRSQKRERADRIISEMGLQDSMNTRIGGWGIKGLSGGQKRRLSICLELLTHPALLLLDEPTSGLDSAASYYVMERIVKLTRQYGMTVLAAIHQPSSHVFGLFNNLCLLSLGKTIYFGPTFAATQFFAANGFPCPDRQNPADHFLITINTDFDEGHAGGHLAVEKVVDILSESYKSSEIYMDVKSEIAAICGQEGDQTEKAGNLKACFITQCRVLVKRSFINMYRDIGYYWLRLGIYIALGFAVGTVFYDLGSGFGSLNARISMLMFVSSFLTILAIGGFPSFMEEMKVFQWERLNGHYGVGSFVISHAISSTPYLLLISFIPGVIAYSLAGLQREYEQFIYFALVLFASMLLVECLMMIVATIVPNLLMGIITGAGIQGLMILSAGFFRLPNDLAHVFWRYPMYYISFHRFALQGLYKNEFQGLKFPEYVGGPPTIDGDMILKGLLQVQMGYSKWVDLGVLFGMVFVYRILLICVIKTTERVKPIIRVFLLSIT is encoded by the exons ATGGGTAGTCTAGTACATAACAATGAAATATGTCCAGAACCAGATGAAGAAGGAAAATGGGGAGTCGAAATGGTTGATTCGGAGTCCCTTGTGACGAAGAAGAGAAGTGGAGCGCATTTGACATGGGACGACCTTCGAGTTTCTGTTTCAAGCTCTCATGGAAAAGATGGATGTAAAACCATACTTTCTGGTGCAACTGGTTATGCTAAGCCAGGAGAGATTGTGGCCATTATGGGTCCTTCTGGCTGTGGCAAATCTACTCTCCTTGATTCTTTGGCTG GTAGGTTGGCAGCAAACGTAAGGAATACCGGACACATTCTAATAAACGGAAGGAAGCTAAGACTCACATATGGCACCATG GCTTATATGACACAAGAACAAGTTTTAACATGGACTTTAACGGTTAAAGAAACGGTATACTATTCAGCTGAACTACAACTGCCTAAGTCCATGCCAAGATCCCAGAAGAGGGAAAGAGCAGATAGAATTATAAGTGAGATGGGGCTCCAAGATTCCATGAACACAAGAATAGGTGGTTGGGGAATAAAAGGACTTAGCGGTGGCCAAAAACGACGTCTAAGCATCTGCTTAGAACTCCTAACACACCCCGCACTTCTCTTGCTTGACGAGCCTACGAGTGGTCTTGACAGTGCAGCGTCATATTATGTCATGGAGCGGATCGTTAAGCTCACTCGACAATATGGGATGACAGTTTTAGCAGCTATTCATCAACCTAGTAGCCATGTTTTTGGGCTTTTTAACAATCTATGTCTTCTCTCTTTAGGGAAAACAATATACTTTGGTCCTACTTTTGCAGCAACTCAG TTTTTTGCAGCAAATGGTTTTCCTTGTCCGGATCGACAAAATCCTGCAGATCACTTTCTCATCACTATCAACACTGACTTTGATGAG GGCCATGCTGGTGGACATTTAGCTGTTGAGAAAGTAGTTGATATACTTTCTGAATCCTACAAGTCATCTGAGATATACATGGATGTCAAAAGTGAAATAGCTGCTATATGTGGACAG gaAGGAGACCAGACTGAAAAAGCAGGAAACCTGAAAGCTTGTTTCATCACACAGTGCCGGGTGCTTGTAAAAAGATCATTCATAAACATGTATCGCGATATAGGATATTACTGGTTACGGCTTGGTATATATATTGCTTTGGGCTTTGCAGTGGGAACAGTTTTCTACGATCTTGGTTCCGGATTCGGCTCCTTAAAC GCTAGGATTTCAATGCTTATGTTTGTCTCTTCATtccttaccatcttggccattgGTGGTTTCCCCTCATTCATGGAGGAAATGAAG GTCTTTCAATGGGAAAGATTAAATGGCCATTATGGGGTTGGATCATTTGTTATCAGCCATGCGATCTCCTCAACACCCTACCTACTTCTGATATCTTTTATCCCAGGAGTAATAGCTTACTCGCTTGCCGGCCTTCAGAGAGAATATGAACAATTCATCTATTTTGCATTAGTGCTCTTTGCATCAATGTTACTCGTTGAATGCCTTATGATGATCGTAGCTACCATCGTGCCAAATTTACTCATGGGCATAATAACAGGTGCTGGAATCCAAGGCTTGATGATACTTAGTGCTGGCTTTTTTAGATTGCCAAATGATCTAGCTCATGTATTCTGGAGATACCCTATGTACTATATTTCATTCCACAGGTTTGCATTACAAGGGTTGTACAAAAATGAGTTTCAAGGTCTCAAGTTTCCAGAGTATGTGGGAGGTCCCCCTACCATTGATGGTGACATGATATTGAAGGGTTTACTGCAAGTGCAGATGGGATACTCTAAGTGGGTGGATCTTGGAGTCTTATTTGGGATGGTGTTTGTATATAGGATATTACTCATCTGCGTTATAAAGACAACAGAAAGGGTGAAGCCTATTATTAGAGTTTTCTTATTGAGTATTACTTGA
- the LOC110916101 gene encoding ABC transporter G family member 11 isoform X2 gives MGSLVHNNEICPEPDEEGKWGVEMVDSESLVTKKRSGAHLTWDDLRVSVSSSHGKDGCKTILSGATGYAKPGEIVAIMGPSGCGKSTLLDSLAGRLAANVRNTGHILINGRKLRLTYGTMAYMTQEQVLTWTLTVKETVYYSAELQLPKSMPRSQKRERADRIISEMGLQDSMNTRIGGWGIKGLSGGQKRRLSICLELLTHPALLLLDEPTSGLDSAASYYVMERIVKLTRQYGMTVLAAIHQPSSHVFGLFNNLCLLSLGKTIYFGPTFAATQGHAGGHLAVEKVVDILSESYKSSEIYMDVKSEIAAICGQEGDQTEKAGNLKACFITQCRVLVKRSFINMYRDIGYYWLRLGIYIALGFAVGTVFYDLGSGFGSLNARISMLMFVSSFLTILAIGGFPSFMEEMKVFQWERLNGHYGVGSFVISHAISSTPYLLLISFIPGVIAYSLAGLQREYEQFIYFALVLFASMLLVECLMMIVATIVPNLLMGIITGAGIQGLMILSAGFFRLPNDLAHVFWRYPMYYISFHRFALQGLYKNEFQGLKFPEYVGGPPTIDGDMILKGLLQVQMGYSKWVDLGVLFGMVFVYRILLICVIKTTERVKPIIRVFLLSIT, from the exons ATGGGTAGTCTAGTACATAACAATGAAATATGTCCAGAACCAGATGAAGAAGGAAAATGGGGAGTCGAAATGGTTGATTCGGAGTCCCTTGTGACGAAGAAGAGAAGTGGAGCGCATTTGACATGGGACGACCTTCGAGTTTCTGTTTCAAGCTCTCATGGAAAAGATGGATGTAAAACCATACTTTCTGGTGCAACTGGTTATGCTAAGCCAGGAGAGATTGTGGCCATTATGGGTCCTTCTGGCTGTGGCAAATCTACTCTCCTTGATTCTTTGGCTG GTAGGTTGGCAGCAAACGTAAGGAATACCGGACACATTCTAATAAACGGAAGGAAGCTAAGACTCACATATGGCACCATG GCTTATATGACACAAGAACAAGTTTTAACATGGACTTTAACGGTTAAAGAAACGGTATACTATTCAGCTGAACTACAACTGCCTAAGTCCATGCCAAGATCCCAGAAGAGGGAAAGAGCAGATAGAATTATAAGTGAGATGGGGCTCCAAGATTCCATGAACACAAGAATAGGTGGTTGGGGAATAAAAGGACTTAGCGGTGGCCAAAAACGACGTCTAAGCATCTGCTTAGAACTCCTAACACACCCCGCACTTCTCTTGCTTGACGAGCCTACGAGTGGTCTTGACAGTGCAGCGTCATATTATGTCATGGAGCGGATCGTTAAGCTCACTCGACAATATGGGATGACAGTTTTAGCAGCTATTCATCAACCTAGTAGCCATGTTTTTGGGCTTTTTAACAATCTATGTCTTCTCTCTTTAGGGAAAACAATATACTTTGGTCCTACTTTTGCAGCAACTCAG GGCCATGCTGGTGGACATTTAGCTGTTGAGAAAGTAGTTGATATACTTTCTGAATCCTACAAGTCATCTGAGATATACATGGATGTCAAAAGTGAAATAGCTGCTATATGTGGACAG gaAGGAGACCAGACTGAAAAAGCAGGAAACCTGAAAGCTTGTTTCATCACACAGTGCCGGGTGCTTGTAAAAAGATCATTCATAAACATGTATCGCGATATAGGATATTACTGGTTACGGCTTGGTATATATATTGCTTTGGGCTTTGCAGTGGGAACAGTTTTCTACGATCTTGGTTCCGGATTCGGCTCCTTAAAC GCTAGGATTTCAATGCTTATGTTTGTCTCTTCATtccttaccatcttggccattgGTGGTTTCCCCTCATTCATGGAGGAAATGAAG GTCTTTCAATGGGAAAGATTAAATGGCCATTATGGGGTTGGATCATTTGTTATCAGCCATGCGATCTCCTCAACACCCTACCTACTTCTGATATCTTTTATCCCAGGAGTAATAGCTTACTCGCTTGCCGGCCTTCAGAGAGAATATGAACAATTCATCTATTTTGCATTAGTGCTCTTTGCATCAATGTTACTCGTTGAATGCCTTATGATGATCGTAGCTACCATCGTGCCAAATTTACTCATGGGCATAATAACAGGTGCTGGAATCCAAGGCTTGATGATACTTAGTGCTGGCTTTTTTAGATTGCCAAATGATCTAGCTCATGTATTCTGGAGATACCCTATGTACTATATTTCATTCCACAGGTTTGCATTACAAGGGTTGTACAAAAATGAGTTTCAAGGTCTCAAGTTTCCAGAGTATGTGGGAGGTCCCCCTACCATTGATGGTGACATGATATTGAAGGGTTTACTGCAAGTGCAGATGGGATACTCTAAGTGGGTGGATCTTGGAGTCTTATTTGGGATGGTGTTTGTATATAGGATATTACTCATCTGCGTTATAAAGACAACAGAAAGGGTGAAGCCTATTATTAGAGTTTTCTTATTGAGTATTACTTGA
- the LOC110919546 gene encoding vicilin-like seed storage protein At2g18540 — translation MWYQSAWLENEELGSELYDPGKIRMKKMKNKHGKRRETNSDSDHISPRLCAIAIMKQEIAIMELQYEIALLEYESGRHEDNGYAGEVMTRKEEDDSERDKMACEDVLDKKNEENVFVKDKETKDDHEEEEEEEENRSRVHDFGHTRMKKENRGYGDGQESNPDRTTPRSRECAEWKQEILIKLEHEIELLERESEGRQGETGEFENPMSSELILQETGESKKKDEEDEKDNAKKTEDDDKEEEESRGYNRNRSPESVTEIVDRNHDILFFKNDMRRQKHMINNESSDVKMKEKRTQEWREQKGKNGFPVIATTVSDKRRKIATEDRLATERLLATKTD, via the coding sequence atgtggtatcagagcgcaTGGTTAGAAAACGAAGAATTAGGATCAGAATTATATGATCCTGGGAAGATAcggatgaagaagatgaaaaacAAACACGGGAAGAGGCGAGAAACAAATAGCGATTCAGATCATATAAGTCCGCGATTATGCGCGATTGCAATCATGAAACAAGAGATTGCAATAATGGAATTGCAATACGAAATTGCATTACTGGAATACGAATCAGGACGTCACGAAGATAACGGATATGCAGGCGAAGTAATGACACGGAAAGAAGAAGACGATTCCGAAAGAGATAAGATGGCCTGTGAAGATGTTCTGGATAAAAAGaatgaagaaaatgtgtttgtgaAAGACAAGGAAACAAAGGATGAtcacgaagaagaagaagaagaagaagagaatcGATCGAGAGTACATGATTTCGGACACACCCGGATGAAGAAGGAAAACAGGGGATATGGAGACGGACAAGAATCCAATCCCGATCGCACGACTCCACGATCACGCGAGTGTGCAGAATGGAAGCAAGAGATTCTAATAAAATTAGAACACGAAATCGAATTATTAGAACGAGAATCTGAAGGGAGACAAGGAGAAACAGGGGAGTTTGAGAATCCGATGTCATCGGAATTGATTCTTCAAGAAACAGGGGAATCCAAGAAGAAAGACGAAGAAGATGAAAAAGATAATGCAAAGAAAACAGAGGACGATgataaagaagaagaagagagcAGAGGATACAACCGGAACCGATCACCGGAATCGGTGACGGAAATAGTTGACAGAAATCATGACATATTATTCTTCAAGAATGATATGAGAAGACAGAAACACATGATTAACAATGAATCATCGGATGTTAAAATGAAGGAAAAAAGGACGCAGGAATGGCGGGAACAAAAAGGAAAGAATGGATTTCCAGTTATAGCGACGACAGTTAGTGACAAAAGAAGAAAGATAGCGACAGAAGACAGATTAGCGACAGAACGATTATTAGCAACAAAAACAGATTAG